The Nocardia arthritidis genome has a window encoding:
- a CDS encoding GAF domain-containing protein, with translation MTQQDWLLIETLGHERQPTLVADGDRIKDWVSLVRVQREPSAAVYRIADVVRRCVESVMPATYSDDTLIVLGIPVPCAFGAAHAVQVWVGGPGDQPPPRRGVGAWDWDADSELAKHGPGLEELAWARAPEDVRVTRTPPEVFSTMVRFDGRLDYMAMVREMRVDGRWQGEVDMRGDDGRVRRFQMIARANPAMRRTQGLIHDVTDVRRPRPDADMSMMRAVSRRSSVGVGFVELGFGLIYEWPSPPPPPLDRWATERPEIHPDDAARYRRICDEMLKADPELAADDVHELVLRIRFADTGWLRAHAELRHTFAGQPGVPGHGLIRVRPAE, from the coding sequence ATGACTCAACAGGATTGGCTGTTGATAGAAACGCTCGGGCATGAGCGCCAGCCCACGCTGGTCGCCGACGGCGACCGGATCAAGGACTGGGTGAGCCTGGTCCGGGTGCAGCGGGAGCCGAGCGCCGCGGTGTACCGGATCGCCGACGTGGTGCGGCGCTGCGTCGAATCCGTAATGCCCGCAACATATTCCGACGACACGCTGATCGTGCTCGGGATTCCGGTGCCGTGCGCGTTCGGTGCGGCGCACGCGGTGCAGGTGTGGGTCGGCGGGCCGGGGGATCAGCCGCCGCCGAGACGCGGTGTCGGAGCTTGGGATTGGGACGCCGACAGCGAATTGGCAAAGCACGGGCCGGGTTTGGAGGAACTGGCCTGGGCGCGCGCACCCGAGGACGTCCGGGTGACTCGAACGCCGCCCGAGGTGTTCAGCACCATGGTGCGCTTCGACGGCAGGCTCGACTACATGGCCATGGTCCGCGAGATGCGGGTGGACGGCCGCTGGCAGGGCGAGGTCGATATGCGCGGCGACGACGGCCGGGTGCGCCGCTTCCAGATGATCGCGCGGGCCAATCCGGCGATGCGCCGCACCCAGGGCCTGATCCACGACGTCACCGATGTGCGCAGGCCACGCCCCGATGCGGATATGTCGATGATGCGGGCGGTTTCCCGGCGCTCATCGGTGGGCGTGGGCTTCGTCGAACTCGGCTTCGGCCTGATCTACGAGTGGCCGAGCCCGCCACCGCCGCCGCTGGACCGGTGGGCGACCGAGCGTCCCGAAATCCACCCCGACGATGCCGCGCGATACCGGCGCATCTGCGACGAGATGTTGAAGGCCGATCCGGAACTCGCCGCCGACGACGTGCACGAGCTGGTGCTGCGGATCCGGTTCGCCGATACCGGCTGGCTGCGCGCGCATGCCGAGCTCCGGCATACGTTCGCCGGGCAGCCGGGAGTGCCGGGGCACGGCCTCATCCGGGTGCGGCCCGCCGAATAA
- a CDS encoding glycosyltransferase, whose translation MRIVQLANFYGPRSGGLRTALHHLGAGYVAAGHEVVLIVPGRRRAEELLPTGAVRITLPALAIPWTGGYRAADPRRVADVLTGLRPDVLEVSDRLTLRGFGRWARRRDVAGVMISHERLDRLLGQVLPGAMARRCADLANRRTADDYDIVVCTTEFARAEFQRIGARNVELVPLGVDLELFSPRRRDHRLRADLGVPGRPLLVHCGRLSMEKRVDRSIEAIAELRKAGTEARLVVAGDGPRREALERRARAMKPLACGQPAVRFTGFITDRAMVAKLLATADVSLAPGPHETFGLAALEALAAGTPVVASRSSALADIVTADCGAIAADRPSAFAEAVTNVLALPPADRRQAARSRAEEFTWPRAVQGMLAVLGR comes from the coding sequence GTGCGCATCGTTCAGCTGGCGAACTTCTACGGGCCGAGGTCAGGCGGGCTGCGCACCGCACTGCACCATCTCGGCGCCGGCTATGTCGCGGCCGGACACGAGGTGGTGCTCATCGTGCCGGGCCGCCGCCGCGCGGAGGAGTTGCTGCCCACCGGCGCGGTTCGAATTACCTTGCCCGCCTTGGCGATTCCATGGACCGGCGGCTATCGGGCGGCCGATCCGCGCCGGGTCGCCGATGTGCTGACGGGGCTGCGTCCCGATGTGCTCGAGGTATCGGATCGGTTGACGTTGCGCGGATTCGGCCGCTGGGCCCGCCGCCGCGATGTGGCCGGGGTGATGATCTCGCACGAGCGGCTCGATCGACTACTCGGGCAGGTGCTGCCGGGCGCGATGGCCCGCCGCTGCGCCGACCTCGCGAATCGGCGCACCGCCGACGACTACGACATCGTGGTCTGCACAACCGAATTCGCGCGTGCGGAGTTCCAGCGCATCGGCGCGCGCAATGTCGAACTCGTGCCGCTCGGCGTCGATCTGGAGCTGTTCAGCCCGCGCAGGCGCGACCACCGGCTGCGCGCGGATCTCGGTGTGCCCGGCCGCCCGCTGCTGGTGCACTGCGGCAGGCTTTCGATGGAGAAGCGGGTGGATCGCAGCATCGAGGCCATCGCCGAACTGCGCAAGGCGGGGACCGAGGCGCGGCTGGTGGTGGCCGGTGACGGTCCGCGGCGCGAGGCGCTGGAGCGGCGGGCACGGGCCATGAAACCCCTCGCCTGCGGCCAGCCCGCCGTGCGTTTCACCGGATTCATCACCGACCGGGCGATGGTGGCGAAGCTGCTTGCCACCGCGGATGTTTCGCTGGCGCCCGGCCCGCACGAGACCTTCGGGCTCGCGGCGCTGGAGGCGTTGGCGGCGGGCACTCCGGTGGTCGCGAGCAGATCGTCGGCGCTGGCCGATATCGTCACCGCGGACTGCGGCGCCATCGCGGCCGACCGCCCATCGGCATTCGCCGAGGCGGTGACGAATGTGCTGGCCCTGCCGCCCGCGGACCGTCGGCAGGCCGCGCGCAGCCGGGCGGAGGAATTCACCTGGCCCCGCGCGGTCCAAGGGATGCTCGCGGTGCTGGGGCGGTAG
- a CDS encoding SDR family oxidoreductase — protein MGRRTFRGAKTLVTGAASGIGRATALAAAAAGAELVLTDINGEGLDATVAEIRAGGGTVLAARALDITDYDAVTAFANEVHEAHDSLDIVMNVAGTSAWGTVEHLEHRHWRKMVEVNLMGPIHVIENFVPPMMRAGRGGALVNVSSAAGILAFPWHAAYSAAKYGLRGVSEVLRFDLARHGISVHLVVPGAVNTPLVHTFELVGVDKDNPRVRRLVAAFTDHAVPPERVARSILRGVERNRYLVYTSFDIRFAYWWARKFAFPYNYVMRRASDRFSRLQASVGS, from the coding sequence ATGGGTCGCAGGACGTTTCGGGGTGCGAAGACCCTGGTCACGGGGGCGGCTAGCGGCATAGGTCGGGCGACGGCGCTGGCGGCCGCGGCGGCGGGGGCCGAGCTGGTGCTGACCGATATCAATGGCGAGGGGCTCGACGCGACGGTGGCCGAAATCCGGGCCGGGGGCGGCACGGTTCTCGCGGCGCGGGCACTCGACATCACCGACTACGACGCCGTCACCGCATTCGCGAACGAGGTGCACGAAGCGCACGACAGCCTGGACATCGTGATGAATGTGGCGGGCACCTCCGCATGGGGCACGGTCGAGCATCTGGAGCATCGGCATTGGCGAAAGATGGTGGAGGTCAACCTGATGGGGCCGATCCACGTCATCGAGAATTTCGTGCCGCCGATGATGCGCGCGGGCCGCGGCGGCGCGCTGGTGAATGTTTCGTCGGCGGCCGGGATTCTGGCCTTCCCATGGCACGCCGCGTACAGCGCGGCCAAGTACGGCCTGCGCGGCGTCTCCGAGGTGTTGCGCTTCGACCTTGCGCGCCATGGGATTTCGGTGCACCTGGTGGTGCCGGGCGCGGTGAACACGCCGCTGGTGCACACCTTCGAACTCGTCGGTGTCGACAAGGACAATCCGCGGGTGCGTCGACTCGTGGCGGCGTTCACCGATCACGCGGTGCCGCCGGAGCGGGTGGCGCGCTCGATCCTGCGCGGTGTCGAACGCAACCGCTACCTGGTCTACACCTCGTTCGATATTCGCTTCGCCTATTGGTGGGCAAGGAAATTCGCGTTCCCGTACAACTACGTGATGCGCCGGGCCAGCGACCGGTTCAGCAGGCTGCAGGCTTCTGTGGGCAGTTGA
- the metG gene encoding methionine--tRNA ligase, which produces MHASEEWHAHYSRHTMSESERPAFYLTTAIAYPNGAPHIGHAYEYISADALTRFKRLDGYDVFFMTGTDEHGQKMQQTAAAEGVAVEELAARNSDVFQAMDKKLDISYDRFIRTTDADHQAASVAIWERMLANGDIYLDNYSGWYSVRDEAFYTEEETTPLDDGTRISTETKTPVTWTEESNFFFRLSAYQDRLLAHYDAHPEFIAPATRRNEIVSYVKAGLKDLSISRTTFDWGVPVPGHPDHVMYVWVDALTNYITGVGFPDTESAAFKKFWPADVHIIGKDITRFHTVYWPAFLMSAGVELPKRVFVHGFLYNKGEKMSKSVGNVVDPLALVDEYGLDAVRFFLLREISYGQDGSYSHEAIVGRINADLANEFGNLVQRSLKMVARDCGAAIPTPGEFTEDDRALLARANDLLDRCRTEFDAQQMHLALEAIWLTLGEANRYFSAQAPWTLAKSGTPEDLAREATILYVTLEVVRIVAILVQPVMPSSAGKILDLLAQQNRTFADIATPLVPGVPLPEPEAVFPRYVEPKTK; this is translated from the coding sequence ATTCACGCGAGCGAAGAATGGCACGCGCATTACAGTAGACACACCATGAGCGAGTCTGAGCGCCCCGCCTTTTATCTGACAACGGCCATCGCCTACCCGAACGGTGCGCCGCACATCGGGCATGCCTACGAGTACATCTCGGCGGATGCCCTCACCCGCTTCAAGCGGCTCGACGGATACGACGTCTTCTTCATGACGGGTACCGACGAGCACGGTCAGAAAATGCAACAGACCGCGGCCGCCGAGGGCGTCGCGGTCGAGGAACTCGCGGCACGCAACTCGGATGTGTTCCAGGCGATGGACAAGAAACTGGACATCTCCTACGACCGGTTCATCCGCACCACCGACGCCGACCATCAGGCGGCCAGCGTCGCGATCTGGGAGCGGATGCTCGCCAACGGCGATATCTACCTGGACAACTACTCCGGCTGGTACTCGGTGCGCGACGAGGCGTTCTACACCGAGGAGGAGACGACGCCGCTCGACGACGGCACGCGCATCTCCACCGAGACCAAGACACCGGTCACCTGGACCGAGGAGTCCAACTTCTTCTTCCGGCTCTCGGCGTATCAGGACCGGCTGCTCGCGCACTACGACGCGCATCCCGAATTCATCGCGCCCGCAACGCGTCGCAACGAGATCGTCAGCTACGTGAAGGCCGGACTGAAGGATCTGTCCATCTCACGCACCACCTTCGACTGGGGTGTCCCGGTGCCGGGTCACCCCGATCACGTGATGTACGTGTGGGTGGACGCGCTCACCAACTACATCACCGGTGTCGGCTTCCCGGATACGGAATCGGCTGCCTTCAAGAAGTTCTGGCCCGCCGACGTGCACATCATCGGCAAGGACATCACCCGCTTCCACACCGTGTACTGGCCGGCGTTCCTGATGTCGGCCGGGGTGGAACTGCCGAAACGCGTTTTCGTGCACGGGTTCCTGTACAACAAGGGCGAGAAGATGTCGAAGTCGGTCGGCAACGTGGTCGACCCGCTGGCCCTCGTCGACGAGTACGGCCTGGACGCCGTGCGCTTCTTCCTGCTGCGCGAGATCTCCTACGGCCAGGACGGCAGCTACAGCCATGAGGCCATCGTCGGGCGCATCAACGCCGACCTGGCCAACGAATTCGGCAACCTGGTGCAGCGCAGCCTGAAGATGGTGGCGCGCGATTGCGGCGCCGCGATACCGACCCCCGGCGAATTCACCGAGGACGACCGCGCGCTGCTGGCCCGGGCCAACGATCTGCTGGACCGCTGCCGCACCGAATTCGACGCCCAGCAAATGCATCTGGCGCTGGAGGCGATCTGGCTGACGCTCGGCGAGGCGAACCGGTACTTCTCCGCGCAGGCGCCGTGGACGCTGGCCAAATCGGGCACCCCGGAGGATCTGGCCCGCGAGGCGACGATCCTGTACGTGACGCTCGAGGTGGTCCGGATCGTCGCGATCCTGGTGCAGCCGGTGATGCCGAGTTCGGCGGGCAAGATCCTGGATCTGCTGGCACAGCAGAACCGGACCTTCGCCGATATCGCGACGCCGCTGGTCCCCGGCGTGCCGCTGCCGGAGCCGGAGGCCGTCTTCCCGCGTTATGTGGAGCCGAAGACCAAGTAG
- the arcA gene encoding arginine deiminase has protein sequence MAGADAEVRLAVTSEVGRLRTVLLHRPGDELRRLTPRNNDQLLFDGIPWVERAQQEHDIFSGVLRDRGVEVLLLADLLAETLSVSGAARIQGISASVDARRLGHALADELAAYLRGVPAGELADILMAGMTFDELPFGPTTTSLVRRMHHGNDFVIDPLPNLLFTRDSSFWVGPRVAITSLALPARIRETSLTDLIYAFHPRFLGVRRAYESHTAPIEGGDVLLLANGVVAVGVGERTSPAGAEALARSLFDDNLAHTVLVVPIAQNRATMHLDTVCTMVDTDAVVMYPAVRDSLCAFTIHREDDYGGRSGDGGVSMRGPDPFLPAAAEAMGIGKLRVIDTGLDGVTAEREQWDDGNNTLALAPGVVVAYERNEMTNARLEDAGIEVLRIPGSEIGSGRGGPRCLSCPLARDEVAVGSEN, from the coding sequence ATGGCCGGAGCGGATGCGGAGGTACGCCTAGCGGTGACCTCCGAGGTCGGCAGACTGCGAACCGTGCTGCTGCACCGCCCCGGCGACGAGTTGCGCAGGCTCACCCCGCGCAACAACGATCAACTGCTCTTCGACGGAATCCCCTGGGTGGAGCGCGCTCAACAGGAGCACGACATCTTCTCCGGCGTGCTGCGCGACCGTGGCGTCGAGGTGCTGCTGCTGGCCGACCTGCTCGCCGAGACCCTCTCGGTCAGCGGCGCGGCCCGCATCCAGGGCATTTCGGCGTCCGTCGACGCGCGCAGGCTCGGGCACGCGCTGGCCGACGAACTCGCCGCCTACCTGCGCGGCGTTCCGGCCGGGGAGCTGGCCGACATCCTGATGGCCGGTATGACCTTCGACGAGCTGCCGTTCGGCCCCACCACCACCTCGCTGGTGCGGCGGATGCACCACGGCAACGATTTCGTCATCGACCCGCTGCCGAATCTGCTGTTCACCAGGGATTCGTCGTTCTGGGTCGGGCCGAGGGTCGCCATCACCTCGCTCGCGCTGCCCGCCCGGATCCGCGAAACCTCGCTCACCGACCTCATATACGCCTTCCATCCGCGCTTCCTCGGCGTGCGGCGGGCATACGAATCGCATACCGCCCCGATCGAGGGCGGCGATGTGCTGCTGCTCGCGAACGGTGTCGTCGCGGTCGGAGTCGGCGAGCGTACCTCGCCGGCGGGCGCGGAAGCGTTGGCGCGCAGCCTTTTCGACGACAATCTGGCGCATACCGTGCTGGTGGTGCCCATCGCGCAGAACCGGGCGACGATGCATCTGGACACGGTGTGCACCATGGTCGACACCGATGCCGTCGTGATGTATCCGGCGGTGCGGGATTCGCTGTGCGCCTTCACGATTCATCGGGAAGACGATTACGGCGGGCGCAGCGGGGACGGCGGTGTCAGCATGCGCGGGCCCGATCCGTTCCTGCCCGCCGCGGCGGAGGCGATGGGGATCGGCAAGCTGCGGGTGATCGATACGGGACTCGACGGCGTCACCGCCGAACGCGAACAATGGGACGATGGGAACAACACCCTCGCCCTCGCGCCGGGAGTCGTTGTCGCCTATGAACGCAACGAGATGACAAATGCCCGCCTGGAAGACGCCGGTATCGAGGTACTGCGCATCCCGGGTTCCGAAATCGGTTCCGGGCGTGGGGGTCCGCGGTGTCTGTCGTGCCCGCTGGCCAGGGACGAGGTGGCGGTCGGGAGCGAAAACTAG
- the soxR gene encoding redox-sensitive transcriptional activator SoxR: protein MSTADWRAKELTPGQLSERSGVAVSALHFYEREGLISSRRTSGNQRRYARETLRRVAFIRISQRVGIPLSEIRAALDQLPEGRTPTRRDWEQLSTTWRADLDDRINQLIRLRDSLTGCIGCGCLSLGTCRLVNEHDRLGSEGPGARVLDVHINCPQKPAAC, encoded by the coding sequence ATGTCGACAGCCGATTGGCGAGCGAAAGAGTTGACCCCCGGTCAGCTGTCCGAGCGTAGTGGAGTCGCGGTGTCCGCGTTGCACTTCTACGAACGCGAGGGTCTCATATCGAGTCGTCGCACGAGTGGTAATCAGCGCAGATACGCCCGAGAAACGTTGCGGCGCGTGGCATTCATCCGCATCTCACAGCGGGTCGGCATACCGCTCAGCGAAATCCGCGCCGCACTCGATCAACTGCCGGAGGGGCGCACCCCGACCCGCCGGGACTGGGAGCAGCTGTCCACCACCTGGCGGGCCGACCTCGACGACCGGATAAATCAGCTGATTCGCCTGCGCGACAGCCTCACCGGCTGCATCGGCTGCGGCTGTCTGTCGCTCGGCACCTGTCGTCTGGTCAACGAGCACGACCGGCTCGGCTCGGAGGGGCCGGGCGCCCGGGTGCTCGACGTGCACATCAACTGCCCACAGAAGCCTGCAGCCTGCTGA
- a CDS encoding dolichyl-phosphate-mannose--protein mannosyltransferase: MTQVTDQRATAPFGAVPSWSSPAPLRPTPDFGPTDTLRGWLVTAFLTAIAAVTRFTLLDYPTDAKTPVFDEKHYAPQAWQMLTGGWIEDNPGYGLVVHPPVAKQLIAIGEYFFGYTGTGWRFSAAMAGTILVLLVIRITRRMARSTLIGAIAGILLIADGVTFVSSRIGMLDIFLALFVTSAFGCLIVDRDQTRARMARVDAEGRIGQSRWGPRLGVRWWRFGAGVLLGLACGVKWSGVYYAVAFLVLTLAFDWSARRAYGVSRPLFGTAIRDGVAGLYALILIPLGVYLGTYAFWYSSEDGIDRYAVGNQVGRGGFFSPIPDALRSLWYYHGEVLKFHEGLTNSAGNHHPWESKPWTWPMGLRPMLYYYADNGVTGCGQTSCVKAVMLIGTPAIWWVAFPVLGWLLWRGITRRDWRYTAVLVGYGAGLLPWFLTLDRQMYFFYAVPLAPFLVMGVALVLGDVLGPARQAGVPRSPTGTFLPAAPNERYALGLLAVCLYLGLVIANFIWLWPILTALPITPGNWHDHLWLPSWR; this comes from the coding sequence GTGACCCAGGTGACCGACCAGCGCGCGACCGCACCGTTCGGGGCCGTGCCCTCCTGGTCGAGCCCCGCGCCACTGCGACCGACCCCGGACTTCGGCCCGACCGACACCCTGCGCGGCTGGCTGGTGACCGCATTCCTGACGGCCATCGCCGCCGTCACGCGGTTCACCCTGCTCGACTATCCCACCGATGCGAAAACCCCGGTCTTCGACGAGAAGCACTACGCCCCGCAGGCGTGGCAGATGCTCACCGGCGGTTGGATCGAGGACAACCCGGGCTACGGACTGGTGGTGCATCCACCGGTCGCCAAACAATTGATCGCGATCGGCGAATATTTCTTCGGCTACACCGGCACCGGCTGGCGTTTCTCCGCCGCCATGGCCGGAACCATCCTGGTGCTGCTGGTGATCCGGATCACCCGGCGGATGGCGCGTTCGACGCTGATCGGCGCGATCGCCGGAATCCTGCTCATCGCCGACGGTGTGACGTTCGTGTCCTCCCGCATCGGCATGCTCGATATTTTTCTGGCCCTGTTCGTCACCTCCGCATTCGGCTGTCTGATCGTGGACCGCGATCAGACGCGAGCCAGGATGGCGCGCGTCGACGCCGAGGGGCGGATCGGGCAGAGCCGATGGGGCCCGCGGTTGGGCGTGCGCTGGTGGAGATTCGGCGCGGGCGTACTGCTCGGATTGGCCTGCGGCGTGAAGTGGTCCGGCGTGTACTACGCGGTCGCGTTCCTGGTGCTGACGCTCGCCTTCGACTGGTCGGCCCGCCGCGCCTACGGTGTGTCGCGTCCGCTGTTCGGCACCGCGATCCGGGACGGCGTCGCCGGACTCTACGCGCTGATCCTGATTCCGCTCGGCGTCTACCTCGGCACCTACGCGTTCTGGTATTCCAGCGAGGACGGGATCGACCGCTACGCCGTCGGAAATCAGGTGGGCCGCGGCGGTTTCTTCTCCCCCATCCCCGACGCGCTGCGCTCGCTCTGGTATTACCACGGCGAGGTGCTGAAATTCCATGAGGGACTGACCAATTCGGCGGGCAACCACCACCCGTGGGAGTCCAAGCCGTGGACCTGGCCGATGGGTCTGCGCCCCATGCTCTACTACTACGCCGATAACGGCGTCACCGGCTGCGGCCAGACCAGCTGTGTGAAGGCCGTGATGCTGATCGGCACACCGGCGATCTGGTGGGTGGCCTTCCCGGTACTCGGCTGGCTGCTGTGGCGCGGCATCACCCGCCGCGACTGGCGCTACACCGCGGTGCTGGTCGGCTACGGCGCCGGACTGCTGCCCTGGTTCCTCACCCTGGACCGGCAGATGTACTTCTTCTACGCGGTCCCGCTGGCGCCGTTCCTGGTGATGGGGGTCGCCCTGGTGCTCGGCGATGTGCTCGGCCCGGCCAGGCAGGCCGGGGTGCCGCGCAGCCCGACCGGCACCTTCCTACCCGCCGCGCCGAACGAGCGTTACGCGCTCGGCCTTTTGGCGGTGTGCCTGTACCTGGGCCTGGTGATCGCCAACTTCATCTGGCTGTGGCCGATTCTCACCGCGCTGCCGATAACGCCGGGCAACTGGCACGACCATCTCTGGCTGCCGAGTTGGCGTTGA
- the rsmI gene encoding 16S rRNA (cytidine(1402)-2'-O)-methyltransferase, whose protein sequence is MADETVGRLVLAATPMGEIGDASRRLCEALSTADIVAAEDTRRTRSLAKALDVEITGRVVSFYDHVETARIPALLNEIADGRTVLLVTDAGMPSVSDPGYRMVAACVERDLPVTCLPGPSAVTTALALSALPVERFCFDGFPPRKSGQRREWLRALVSEPRACVFFEAPHRLADCLADAVDVLGPDRRAAVCRELTKTYEEVVRGTLAELAAWAVDGARGEITVVLEGAQPKPADPVTLVTEVEALTEEGVRLKDACARVAAETGVSRRELYDAVLAARRDGGD, encoded by the coding sequence GTGGCGGACGAGACGGTGGGCAGGCTGGTGCTCGCGGCGACCCCCATGGGCGAGATCGGGGACGCGTCGCGGCGGCTGTGCGAGGCCCTCAGCACCGCCGATATCGTCGCCGCTGAGGACACCCGGCGCACCCGTTCGCTGGCGAAGGCGCTCGACGTCGAAATCACCGGCCGGGTGGTCAGCTTCTACGACCACGTGGAAACCGCGCGAATCCCGGCCCTGCTCAACGAGATCGCGGACGGGCGGACGGTGCTGCTCGTCACCGATGCGGGGATGCCGTCGGTGAGCGATCCCGGCTACCGGATGGTCGCCGCCTGCGTGGAACGCGACCTGCCGGTGACCTGTCTGCCCGGACCTTCCGCCGTCACAACCGCTTTGGCGCTTTCCGCGCTGCCGGTGGAGCGGTTCTGCTTCGACGGGTTTCCGCCGCGCAAATCGGGTCAGCGCCGAGAATGGTTGCGCGCCTTGGTATCCGAACCGCGTGCCTGCGTCTTCTTCGAGGCGCCGCACCGGCTGGCCGATTGCCTGGCCGACGCGGTCGACGTGCTCGGCCCGGACCGTCGCGCCGCGGTCTGCCGCGAGCTCACCAAGACCTACGAGGAGGTGGTCCGCGGCACCCTCGCCGAACTCGCCGCCTGGGCCGTCGACGGCGCACGCGGTGAGATCACCGTGGTGCTCGAAGGGGCCCAACCGAAACCGGCCGACCCGGTCACCCTGGTCACCGAGGTCGAGGCGCTCACCGAGGAGGGTGTCCGGCTGAAGGACGCCTGCGCGCGGGTCGCCGCGGAAACCGGTGTCTCCCGGCGTGAGCTGTACGACGCGGTGCTCGCGGCCCGCCGCGACGGCGGGGACTGA
- a CDS encoding GntR family transcriptional regulator, whose protein sequence is MFTITVSHESAVPPYEQLRLGIIAQVRSGELTAGTKIPTVRALAAELGLAPNTVARAYRELEADGVVETRGRQGSFIASSGDPTRDLAGRAATEYVAVARRLGLDDESALRYVKSALESG, encoded by the coding sequence ATGTTCACCATCACCGTGTCGCACGAGTCGGCGGTACCGCCGTACGAACAGCTGCGGCTCGGCATCATCGCTCAGGTTCGTTCGGGCGAATTGACTGCGGGCACAAAGATTCCCACCGTCCGGGCGCTGGCCGCCGAACTCGGTCTCGCACCGAATACGGTGGCCCGCGCCTATCGCGAGCTGGAAGCGGACGGTGTGGTCGAAACCCGGGGCAGGCAGGGATCTTTCATCGCCTCATCCGGCGACCCGACCCGCGATCTGGCGGGCCGGGCGGCCACCGAATACGTCGCGGTGGCCCGTCGACTAGGTCTCGATGACGAAAGTGCCCTGCGCTACGTCAAATCCGCGCTGGAATCCGGCTGA
- a CDS encoding isocitrate lyase/PEP mutase family protein encodes MTSLESKAKAFLELHRPGDPGVFPTVWDAWSAKVAVAQGFSALTLGSHPVADSIGRSDKEGMKFAELLTRVRQITEAVEVPVSVDMESGYGLEPAQLIEGLLEAGGIGLNIEDSVHSEGGRLRAAQEHADFVHGLRQFADAAGVHVVINARTDMYLRQDGDEADRTDRVIARLRLAAEAGADSLFPAGQPETELRRLTGELPRPISVVALPDKSEKARLAEAGVGRISFGPYLQRALTAETERLLARWK; translated from the coding sequence ATGACGTCACTGGAAAGCAAGGCGAAAGCGTTTCTGGAACTGCACCGGCCCGGCGATCCGGGGGTTTTCCCGACGGTGTGGGATGCCTGGTCGGCCAAGGTGGCCGTGGCCCAGGGCTTTTCGGCGTTGACACTGGGCAGCCATCCGGTCGCCGACTCGATCGGCCGCTCCGACAAAGAGGGTATGAAGTTCGCCGAACTGCTCACCCGGGTCCGGCAGATCACCGAGGCGGTCGAGGTGCCGGTTTCGGTGGATATGGAATCGGGTTACGGGCTGGAGCCCGCACAGCTCATCGAGGGTCTGCTGGAGGCGGGCGGGATCGGCCTCAATATCGAGGATTCCGTGCACAGCGAGGGCGGTCGGCTGCGCGCGGCCCAGGAGCATGCCGATTTCGTGCACGGCCTGCGCCAGTTCGCCGACGCGGCGGGCGTGCACGTGGTGATCAACGCGCGCACCGATATGTACCTGCGTCAGGACGGCGACGAGGCCGACCGCACCGACCGGGTCATCGCCAGGCTGCGGCTGGCGGCCGAGGCGGGCGCCGACTCCCTGTTCCCCGCCGGACAGCCCGAGACCGAACTGCGCCGCCTGACCGGTGAGCTGCCGCGTCCGATCAGCGTGGTCGCGCTGCCGGACAAGTCGGAGAAGGCGCGCCTCGCCGAGGCGGGCGTCGGCCGGATCAGCTTCGGCCCGTACCTGCAGCGCGCGCTGACCGCCGAGACCGAGCGCCTGCTCGCCCGCTGGAAGTAG